Proteins found in one Oscillospiraceae bacterium genomic segment:
- a CDS encoding aminotransferase class V-fold PLP-dependent enzyme, whose amino-acid sequence MIYLDYAAHTPAAPEVLACLTRMEQRFVGNPLAAHAAGRAARAALDEAARRLAGCFGVSAAEVVFTSGASEANNHALKGLVRAGRHRGRHILSTCLEHPSVSGPLTVLQEQGCEVELIDVRRDGTVDLTHLRELMRPDTVLVSVCLVDGELGAVQPVEEIAALLRDYPGCRFHVDASQAAGKRPVSFEGIDCLTFSAHKFYGPAGCGGLLVRAERAPEPLIHGGRSASAHRSGTPALPLAAAAAEALTLACEHQAQWRRIVEARRAALLKAFRAYPQVRINSPADGSPYILNLSVGHVPGGVFQAALDRRGVCVSVKSACCVPDVPSRPVLAVSRDRKNARCSWRVSLSHLTTQRELDAFLKIFDDCYKELAT is encoded by the coding sequence ATGATCTATCTGGACTACGCCGCCCACACGCCCGCCGCCCCCGAGGTGTTGGCCTGCCTCACGCGGATGGAACAGCGTTTTGTGGGCAACCCGCTCGCGGCCCACGCGGCGGGCCGCGCCGCCCGGGCGGCGCTGGACGAGGCGGCGCGCCGCCTCGCCGGCTGTTTCGGCGTGTCGGCCGCGGAGGTCGTCTTCACCTCCGGGGCGAGCGAGGCCAACAACCATGCGCTGAAAGGGCTGGTCCGCGCCGGCCGCCACCGGGGGCGGCACATCCTCTCGACCTGTCTGGAGCACCCCTCGGTCAGCGGCCCGCTGACCGTGCTGCAGGAACAGGGCTGCGAAGTGGAACTGATCGACGTCCGGCGGGACGGGACGGTGGACCTCACGCATCTGCGCGAGTTGATGCGCCCGGACACCGTGTTGGTGTCGGTGTGCCTGGTGGACGGCGAACTGGGCGCCGTGCAGCCCGTGGAGGAGATCGCGGCGCTGCTGCGGGACTACCCCGGCTGCCGGTTCCATGTGGACGCCTCGCAGGCGGCCGGGAAGCGGCCCGTCTCTTTCGAGGGGATCGATTGCCTCACGTTTTCCGCCCACAAGTTCTATGGGCCGGCCGGCTGCGGGGGCCTGCTCGTGCGGGCGGAGCGTGCGCCGGAGCCGCTGATCCACGGCGGGCGGAGCGCGAGCGCGCACCGAAGCGGGACGCCGGCGCTGCCCCTGGCCGCCGCGGCCGCCGAGGCGCTGACGTTGGCGTGCGAGCACCAGGCGCAGTGGCGGCGGATTGTGGAGGCGCGCCGCGCGGCGCTGCTGAAGGCGTTTCGCGCGTACCCGCAGGTGCGCATCAACAGCCCGGCGGACGGCAGCCCGTACATTCTCAACCTCAGCGTGGGGCATGTGCCGGGCGGCGTGTTTCAGGCGGCGCTGGACCGACGCGGCGTCTGCGTGTCCGTCAAGTCCGCCTGCTGCGTGCCGGACGTCCCGTCGCGCCCGGTGCTTGCCGTGAGCCGGGACAGAAAAAACGCGCGGTGTTCCTGGCGCGTCAGCCTGAGCCATCTCACGACGCAGCGGGAGCTGGATGCGTTTTTGAAGATTTTCGACGACTGCTATAAGGAGCTCGCCACATGA
- a CDS encoding tRNA threonylcarbamoyladenosine dehydratase, producing the protein MLDQFSRTALQFGRDKMERLYASGVAVFGIGGVGGYCVEALARSGVGRLDLFDDDRICLTNLNRQIIATRKTVGRYKVEVMRERVLEINPDASVGAFTLFYGPETAGEIDLAAYDYVVDAVDTLTAKLELVCRAQACGVPIISSMGAANKLDPSAFCVTDIYKTSMCPLARVMRRELRKRGVKALKVVCSEEPVTPPLEDGAVSCRRHCICPPGTARKCTVRRQVPASNAFVPPVAGLIMAGEVVKDLTGGGV; encoded by the coding sequence ATGCTGGATCAGTTCTCCCGCACCGCGCTGCAGTTCGGCCGGGACAAGATGGAGCGTCTCTACGCGAGCGGCGTGGCGGTCTTTGGGATCGGCGGCGTGGGCGGGTACTGTGTGGAGGCGCTGGCGCGCTCCGGCGTGGGGCGTCTCGATCTGTTTGACGACGACCGCATCTGCCTTACAAACCTGAACCGGCAGATCATCGCCACCCGGAAGACAGTGGGCCGTTACAAGGTGGAGGTGATGCGGGAGCGTGTTTTGGAGATCAATCCGGACGCTAGTGTCGGGGCCTTCACGCTGTTTTACGGCCCCGAGACGGCGGGGGAGATCGACCTTGCCGCCTACGACTACGTTGTCGACGCCGTGGACACGCTGACCGCCAAGCTGGAGCTTGTCTGCCGGGCGCAGGCCTGCGGCGTGCCGATCATCAGCTCGATGGGCGCCGCCAACAAACTGGACCCGTCGGCCTTCTGCGTGACGGATATTTACAAGACGTCCATGTGCCCGCTGGCCCGCGTCATGCGCCGGGAACTGCGCAAACGGGGCGTCAAGGCACTCAAAGTGGTCTGTTCGGAGGAACCGGTGACGCCGCCGCTGGAAGACGGGGCGGTCAGCTGCCGGCGCCACTGCATCTGTCCGCCGGGCACGGCCCGCAAGTGTACGGTCCGCCGGCAGGTGCCGGCCAGCAACGCCTTCGTGCCGCCGGTGGCGGGCCTTATCATGGCCGGCGAAGTGGTCAAGGATCTGACAGGCGGCGGGGTATGA